One window of the Perca fluviatilis chromosome 5, GENO_Pfluv_1.0, whole genome shotgun sequence genome contains the following:
- the LOC120559803 gene encoding uncharacterized protein LOC120559803: MAAQVSAVLLLLLLGLLAAPGLCSAGSAGSGPDTARGMAQLQRVRSLAAHTGYGGCWARALEHLDTRCRDLTSESQSRIALSFTYCHLSSSGREFPPCPEGSEVSRCTGGMDAVAFNTYTEFFTHTHSICHFLQSEAWQSRAENTMYRLTESSAGVAEQLQSSRQMAEDLMDAQNAALQAQQEILNNGEELRVTLRDSTQGLRSVFSDLSSASRSQQVALSELFNRVSFLQSFLLLEAHSLSSCCYNAAALCTSFLLTSTQRSSRARLALLSLVCLNFYLERKIYQFVMNSDHPEHKHMELVSVYVSVLRRFMLCVGVCVLLCVCVRYRDPLQQSLQLLQQLRETQRSLQEALQHAESLGEQQQKNQLAVKRRSESRRREEALRRREEIKREEEEEEEECSTLVCPTTDHPDLSHLSHIGWSTDSILSSTVNRSAADITQNASARSPATQSASARSPATQSASARSPATQNASARSPATQSASARSPATQNASARSPATQNASVRSPATQNASARSPATQNASARSPATQNASVRRPRRSSSSAPLVYSILVEDHQPRYSLRSRRSEAHRRQDVI; encoded by the exons ATGGCGGCTCAGGTGtccgcggtgctgctgctgctgctgctcggaCTCCTGGCGGCTCCCGGTCTCTGCTCCGCCGGTTCCGCCGGCTCAGGGCCGGACACTGCGCGCGGCATGGCGCAACTGCAGCGCGTGCGGAGCCTCGCCGCGCACACCGGGTACGGAGGATGTTGGGCGCGAGCTCTGGAGCACCTGGACACGCGCTGCAGGGATTTGACGTCGGAGAGCCAGAGCCGGATCGCGCTGAGCTTCACCTACTGTCACCTGAGCAG CTCAGGCAGGGAGTTCCCACCTTGCCCcgaggggtcagaggtcagccgGTGTACAGGTGGAATGGACGCCGTGGCCTTTAACACCTACACCGAGTTCTTCACCCACACCCACTCCATCTGTCACTTCCTGCAGTCTGAAGCCTGGCAGAGCCGCGCGGAGAACACCAtgtacag gttgaCTGAGAGCTCTGCAGGTGTAGCTGAGCAGCTGCAGTCCTCCAGGCAGATGGCTGAGGATCTGATGGATGCCCAGAACGCTGCCTTACAGGCGCAGCAGGAAATCCTGAACAACGGAGAGGAGCTGAGAGTCACCCTGAGAGACTCTACCCAGG gtCTGCGGTCTGTGTTCTCTGACCTCAGCAGTGCCTCCAGGagccagcaggtggcgctgtCTGAACTCTTTAACAGAGTTTCCTTCCTGCAGAGCTTCCTGCTGCTGGAGGCTCACAGTCTGAGCTCCTGCTGCTACAACGCTGCTGCGCTCTGcacctccttcctcctcacctCCACCCAGCGCTCCTCTAGAGCCAG gttggCATTGCTGTCTCTGGTGTGTTTGAACTTCTACCTGGAGAGGAAGATCTACCAGTTTGTGATGAACTCTGATCACCCTGAGCACAAACACATG gagctggtcagtgtgtatgtgagtgtgttgcGGCGCTTCATGCTGTGTGTTGGGGTGTGtgtcctgctgtgtgtgtgtgttcgttacAGAGACCCGCTGCAGCAGagtctgcagctgctgcagcagctccggGAAACCCAGAGGAGCCTGCAGGAGGCGCTGCAGCACGCTG agtCTTTGGGGGAGCAACAGCAGAAGAATCAGCTGGCTGTGAAG AGGAGGTCCGAGAGTAGAAGAAGAGAGGAGGCGCTGCGTAGGCGAGAGGAGATAAaaagggaagaagaggaggaagaggaggagtgcAGCACGTTGGTGTGTCCGACCACAGACCACCCGGACCTGTCTCACCTCTCTCACATCG GTTGGAGTACCGACAGTATTCTCAGCAGTACGGTGAACAGATCGGCAGCTGACATCACCCAGAATGCCTCAGCGCGGAGTCCCGCTACCCAGAGTGCCTCAGCGCGGAGTCCCGCTACCCAGAGTGCCTCAGCGCGGAGTCCCGCTACCCAGAATGCCTCAGCGCGGAGTCCCGCTACCCAGAGTGCCTCAGCGCGGAGTCCCGCTACCCAGAATGCCTCAGCGCGGAGTCCCGCTACCCAGAATGCCTCAGTGCGGAGTCCCGCTACCCAGAATGCCTCAGCGCGGAGTCCCGCTACCCAGAATGCCTCAGCGCGGAGTCCCGCTACCCAGAATGCCTCAGTCAGGCGTCCTCGCCGCTCCTCGTCCTCCGCCCCTCTGGTCTACAGCATCCTGGTGGAGGATCATCAG CCTCGATACAGCCTGAGGAGCAGAAGATCTGAGGCTCACCGAAGACAGGATGTCATTTAG